TCTCCGCCTGTACAACTCGTTTTCCTAGAAATTTTTTCCAGGTGTCAAAATTTTTGATTACGCTATCGCCTTGTGTCATCTTAAATCCTCCTTCATATTTACGGTCAAACACCTGCATACAGGCTGTAAGCCGTCTTACGTGAGATTTAAAAACAACACTTATAATATGTCTCAGACGCTAAGTTCTTATGCTGGTGTTTTTCTCCAACATAAGCATCAAGTAATCCATCCACCGTTTGGACTAATAATCTGACCCGTGATATACCCGGACTCAGGCAAAGCCAAAAAATAAATCAGTGAGGATATTTCATTAGGAGTAGCCAAACGTCCTGCCGGAATCTCATCCTCCAACATACGGACTTCATCCTCCTGTAAATTGGATAACATGTTCGTATTAACCGCTCCTGGAGCTACCGCGTTAACCGTTACACCAGATGGAGCCAGCTCTTTAGCTAAAGCTTTTGTAAAGGCGTTCACTCCACCTTTGCTAGCCGAATAAGCTACTTCACAAGAAGCTCCAGTGATTCCCCATACGGAAGAAACGTTGATGATACGACCATAACGCTGAGACACCATGTACGGCATAAAGATCTGACTGCACATAAAGGTTCCCTTCAAGTTAATGGACATAATATCATCCCATTCTTCTTCGGTCACATCAGCTAGCATTCCGTAATGCGATTTACCGGCATTATTGACGAGGATATCCGGCTGCATCCCATTACTCTCCAGCTTTTCAGCCATACGTACAATCTGACTACGGTCCTTCATATCCGCGTTTACTGTCATTACCTTTGCTCCAAGGGCCATACAACGCCGAGCGACATCATTCGCAGCCTCATGTGAGTGCTTATAATGAATAACTATATTCATCCCGACAGAAGCAAACCGTTCCGCAATGGCGCCGCCGATCCCTCCGCTGCCCCCTGTAACGAGCACTGTCATTTCCCCTAGTGGTTTGCTGCTCTCTCCCAAAACGCTCACCTAAGGACTCACCACCAATGATACGGCAAGTTGATCCCAGTTTACATGGGCTTGCAGACGCTCATTAACTTCTGCCAAAGTAATTGATTCGTAAATAGGCAGAACTTCAAACAGGTCACCACCGCGGAACTGGTAGCGTGTAAATTCATGTGCAATATTTTCAGGGGAGTTCAACATGCGCAAATATCCGCCTATTTTCTTTTTCCGTGCCCGCTCGAAATCCTTCTCCGCAAAGCCAGTTTTTAAGATTAGATCAATTTCTTCTTTTATTCGTTTTAAAAGCAAATCCGGATCCTTCGTATCCCCACCCATTGCAGAAAAAGCATACTGCGGAGAACTATTAAATTCATGTCCAAAGCTGTCCGAGATCAGTTCCTCATCATATAGCTTTTGATACAATGCTGTGCTGCTACCAACCAACAAATCAAGCATTAGCTTGGTTATCAGATCACGTTTTAGAGAAGCTTCACCCGTTAGACCGTCTACTTTTTCCTTGAAACCAAACATGATTTTGGGCATCGATACGGCAAGCTTGCTTTCTAGACGTTTTGTAGCCACTTGTACTGGTTCATCTTCAAAAATACGCTTGATTTCACCTTGCTTGCCGTAGGTTTTACCCTTTTGGTTACTGCGAATCAAGGAGAATACTTTCTCCGGATCCACGCCTCCAACTACAAACAACAGCATATTGCTTGGATGATAAAAAGCGTTATAACAAGTGTACAGCGTTTCTTTCGTAATCGTACTAATCGATTCTATCGTACCTGCAATGTCAATCCGTACCGGATGCTTTGAATACATCGCTTCAATAAGGCCAAAATACACACGCCAGTCCGGGTTATCAGCATACATATTGATTTCTTGACCAATAATTCCCTTTTCCTTTTCTACATTTTCATCTGTAAAATAAGGTCGTTGAACAAAATCAACGAGCGTACTAAGATTGGTCTCTATATTCTCAGTTGCTGAGAAAAGATAAACTGTCTGATCAAAGCTTGTAAAGGCATTAGCCGAGGCTCCGTTTGAAGCGAAGGTAGCAAAAATATCGCCTTCTGGCTCTTCGAACATCTTGTGCTCTAAAAAGTGAGCGATACCATCAGGAACAGTGGTCTCTTCTCCGCCTGCGACATGAAAGTGGTTGTCAACAGAACCATACTTAGTAGCAAATGTAGCATAGGTTTTTTTGAATGTTGGTTTCGGCAGCACGTATACCTGAAGTCCGTTATCCATGACCTCATGATAAATGGTCTCTTGTAGTCTGTCGTAATGAATTTGTTCCATCGTTATTCCTCCTTTCCTGTCAAGAAATAAATCGTATCCAGTTGAAAGGTTACGGCGGCGGCTTTTACGTCTTCTGCGCCGATTTGTTCCACCTGCTGTAATAGCTGATCCGCTGTTCGATCTTTTCCTGACAACTGGCGGTTGAAGTCGTAAGAGATCATTTCAAAAGCTGAATCCGGGATCTCAGAAAGCTGATTGCGGATCATAGCTTTGGTCTGGCTAAGCTCCAGATCACTGATATTGCCAGCTTTCATTTCTTCCAATTGCTTCTCTATAATGTCCACGGCTTTGCCGTAATTTTGCGTTTCGATACCGGATTGAATCGTTCCAATGCCCTTATGTCCGTCGTAACGAGACGAAGCATAGTAAGCAAGACTTGCCTTCTCACGTACATTAACGAAAAGTTTAGAGTGTGGATACCCTCCTAATATACCGTTGTACATAAGCGCGGAGGCGTAGGAATCATCCTTATAAGTAATCGAGGTGCGTAGTCCCAGGTTCAGCTTGCCCTGACTGACATCCAGCTTCTCTTCTACTGTCCGTACCTCATTAACCGATACAGGGACGAACTTAGAGCTATATAAGCCCACCTCGGACTGAATCCGACCGAAATGACGCTGTACAAGTTTTTCAACTTCGTCAACTGTTGTGTCTCCCACTACATAGAGATCAAGGATGGCTTCATCCAGCCATGAATTGTAGGATTCATACAAACTTTTCGGAGTGATTCGATCCAGATCCGCTCTTTGCCCCAGAGGGTGAAGACGGTATGGCTCGTTGCGGCACATTTCCTCAATACAACGTTCAGCAGCGTAACGTATCTTGTCATTTACAATGGACTCCAGCTTTTTGCGAACGGTTTCACGCTCCGTTGCAACATACGAAGGTCGGAAGCTTCCGTCTTCAACTAAAGGACGAGTCAGTACTTCTCCTAAGAAAGCGAAGGATTGTTCAAGTAAGTTCTCCTGGTTTTGTACGAAAGAGTCGTTAATGGTATCCATACGGAACTGAACGATTTGGTAATCGCCTCTTTTATAAATATCAAACCCAAATCCAGCGCCATACAGTTCCTCCAAACGCTCGCGGAATTGCGTGGTCTCCGGGTAAGTCGCGGTACCTCTGCGAAGCACGAATGGAGCTAGTGCAGTAGAGGTCACTGTATTCTCGTCAAGAGGAATACCCGCATAAAGTGAGATCGCGTAGGTCTTGAACGCCTTGGTTGGCATAACGTGAATACGCAAGCCTCCAACGGTGCCATGCTGAAATACATTATTAGTCAAGTCCAAAACTCCTTTACGGCGTGGATAGTTGCTCATTATCATGTTTATGAATTATTAACCATTCTAAACCATTCCAAAGTAAGGAAGCAACCGGAAGCCTCTTCCCGGTTGCTCTCTGAAGTTTCTATCCTTCTTTTCTACATACAGAAAATATGCTGACCAATCGTCTTGACCTGAGGACGGGTCCAAATCCATTTAGAGGTCGCTGTTTTAGGATTGAAGTAATACAAACATCCTCCGGAAGGGTCCCAACCATTAAGCGCTTGTTGCACTGCCTTGCGTGCTTGTTCATTTGGCTCCAGATAGATTTGTCCATCGGCTACAGCTGTAAAAGCTCCCGGTTGAAAAATAACTCCCGACGGCGAATTGGGAAAACTAGGTGATTTCACACGGTTTAAAATAACCGCGGCTACAGCAACCTGACCTTCGAAAGGCTCACCTCTTGCTTCTCCATACACGGCATTGGCCATGATCTTGAGATCATTCTCCGATAAGCCCATCGTATTACCTGAAGACAATCCTGGAGAATTCGTTTTATTGGACGTATTTGTTTTATTACCAGTGTTATTCTGTGCTGTCTTATTTCCCGTTCCTGAAGAAGGTTCAGTCGGCTTCCAATTCTTCGTTGCGTTATACAACTTCAGCTTAGTTTTGGCTCCTACAATGCCGTCAGACTTCATTCCGAATTTCCATTGAAACCAGGTTACTGCATTCTTCGTTTTTGGCCCAAAATGACTGTCTATTTTTCCGGCATAATAACCTAAATGCTTTAAACGTCCCTGCAATTCATAGACATCCTGACCTGTTGAACCAAGTTTAATGGGTGTTGTACTGAAAGCCGGCAAGGCTTCTTCGTCAGGATTATTTAACTCGTGGACAAATGACGCAGCAGCACTTTGCTTGGTCTGAACAATGCCATTTCCCTTGAAAAACGTTCCTGCAAACGGCGCGGCTGCAAGTGCAAGAGTTAAAGCAGCAAATATCCACATCTTTTGTTTCTTCATAGGGTTCGCTCTACCTTTCTTTTGTAAGTTCTGCATGGATGGCTAAAGTTATTATGACGACTGTCAGTGCATCCTATGCATTACTAAAAAAGAAGAAATAGCTTTTCATTGTAATCGAGAATTATTATCAACTATAATCAAAATAAGAAAAAAAATGAGGTTGAATATGAATCGTGAATTTAAAGAACCACATTTTACTGTGGAACCACGCATTAAAAGAAATTATAGATATACGTCATACTTCTCAACATTTTAGTGATATGAATTCACAATAGTCCAAGTAACAGGTTCGCACTTTTAGGGAAAAACTCCCTGAAAATAGTGGATATTCTCTGATAATGAATGGAATCAGGGAATTCCTCCCTAAAAATAAGGCCAATTCCTTTATTTCTTACCAAACCAGATGAATTATAGGGAGCTTTTCCCTAATTGTAAGTCTGAGAACCAATAATCTCAGAATTTCAGGGAGAAATTCCCTAATTATTTTAATGAAGCTTCACTAAAGCCATTATTTAAAGTGTCATTTACACTTCTTCAGCATGAGTAAGGGGTCGACTCCAAGTAGTATGAACTACTTGGAGTCGACCCCCTTTTACTGTCTATTAAAGGCTTAAACTGACTTGTCCAGCTTAAGAACTGATCTTGTTATGCTGATACTGCTCTAGTGATACAAGCACCTCACGCGGCTTGCTGCCCTCGTAAGGCCCTATTACCCCACGAGCCTCCATAGAGTCAATCAAACGGGCTGCACGGGTGTAACCAACCCTCATCCGGCGCTGTAGTAGCGAGACTGAAGCTTGCTTCGCTTCAAGCACGATCGTTACGGCCTGCTCATATAATTCATCCTGTGGCTCCTGGTCTTCAGCAATTGTGTCATCAACCTCTGGAACAATGGACTCGTCATATTCTGCTTCACCTTGACTGCTGACATATTGAACGATTGTCTCAACCTCTTGATCGCTCATAAAGGCACCCTGCACACGAATCGGTTTAGAAGCCCCCATCGGTAAGAACAGCATGTCTCCCCGACCTAACAGCTTCTCCGCACCTGGCATATCCAGAATGGTACGCGAGTCTACATTGGACGATACACCAAAAGCGATACGAGATGGAATATTAGCTTTAATCAGACCTGTAATGACATCAACAGAAGGACGCTGAGTAGCGATGATTAGATGAATACCTGCTGCACGCGCCATCTGTGCGAGTCGACAGATAGCATCCTCTACATCGTTAGCGGCAACCATCATCAAATCCGCAAGCTCGTCCACAATAACAACAATATACGGAAGTATCGCAGCTGGATTCTCTGCCATCAGCTTATTATAACCTTCCATGTTACGCGTTCCTGATTTGGAGAAGAGTTCATACCTTTTCTCCATTTCCACAACGATCTTCTTCAAAGCTAAACTCGCCCGCTTCGGATCAGTAACTACTGGAGCCAAAAGATGGGGAATCCCATTATAGACATTCAGCTCTACCATCTTCGGATCTACCATCAGGAATTTGACTTCATTGGGTTTAGCTTTATATAAAATACTCGTTATAATCCCATTAATACAAACCGATTTACCCGAACCCGTTGCACCAGCTACCAATAGATGGGGCATCTTCGCTAAGTTCCCGATAATCGTCTGACCTGAAATATCACGTCCAAAAGCAATAGATAGTCTGGATTCAGCTTCCTGAAAAATCTGTGTTTCCATAACTTCACGCATAGTTACAACAGACACTTCGGAATTCGGTACCTCTATCCCAATGGCTGATTTACCTGGAATTGGCGCCTCCATACGAATA
This Paenibacillus sp. FSL R5-0345 DNA region includes the following protein-coding sequences:
- the yfmF gene encoding EF-P 5-aminopentanol modification-associated protein YfmF is translated as MTNNVFQHGTVGGLRIHVMPTKAFKTYAISLYAGIPLDENTVTSTALAPFVLRRGTATYPETTQFRERLEELYGAGFGFDIYKRGDYQIVQFRMDTINDSFVQNQENLLEQSFAFLGEVLTRPLVEDGSFRPSYVATERETVRKKLESIVNDKIRYAAERCIEEMCRNEPYRLHPLGQRADLDRITPKSLYESYNSWLDEAILDLYVVGDTTVDEVEKLVQRHFGRIQSEVGLYSSKFVPVSVNEVRTVEEKLDVSQGKLNLGLRTSITYKDDSYASALMYNGILGGYPHSKLFVNVREKASLAYYASSRYDGHKGIGTIQSGIETQNYGKAVDIIEKQLEEMKAGNISDLELSQTKAMIRNQLSEIPDSAFEMISYDFNRQLSGKDRTADQLLQQVEQIGAEDVKAAAVTFQLDTIYFLTGKEE
- the sleB gene encoding spore cortex-lytic enzyme, whose product is MKKQKMWIFAALTLALAAAPFAGTFFKGNGIVQTKQSAAASFVHELNNPDEEALPAFSTTPIKLGSTGQDVYELQGRLKHLGYYAGKIDSHFGPKTKNAVTWFQWKFGMKSDGIVGAKTKLKLYNATKNWKPTEPSSGTGNKTAQNNTGNKTNTSNKTNSPGLSSGNTMGLSENDLKIMANAVYGEARGEPFEGQVAVAAVILNRVKSPSFPNSPSGVIFQPGAFTAVADGQIYLEPNEQARKAVQQALNGWDPSGGCLYYFNPKTATSKWIWTRPQVKTIGQHIFCM
- the ymfI gene encoding elongation factor P 5-aminopentanone reductase; protein product: MTVLVTGGSGGIGGAIAERFASVGMNIVIHYKHSHEAANDVARRCMALGAKVMTVNADMKDRSQIVRMAEKLESNGMQPDILVNNAGKSHYGMLADVTEEEWDDIMSINLKGTFMCSQIFMPYMVSQRYGRIINVSSVWGITGASCEVAYSASKGGVNAFTKALAKELAPSGVTVNAVAPGAVNTNMLSNLQEDEVRMLEDEIPAGRLATPNEISSLIYFLALPESGYITGQIISPNGGWIT
- the yfmH gene encoding EF-P 5-aminopentanol modification-associated protein YfmH; this translates as MEQIHYDRLQETIYHEVMDNGLQVYVLPKPTFKKTYATFATKYGSVDNHFHVAGGEETTVPDGIAHFLEHKMFEEPEGDIFATFASNGASANAFTSFDQTVYLFSATENIETNLSTLVDFVQRPYFTDENVEKEKGIIGQEINMYADNPDWRVYFGLIEAMYSKHPVRIDIAGTIESISTITKETLYTCYNAFYHPSNMLLFVVGGVDPEKVFSLIRSNQKGKTYGKQGEIKRIFEDEPVQVATKRLESKLAVSMPKIMFGFKEKVDGLTGEASLKRDLITKLMLDLLVGSSTALYQKLYDEELISDSFGHEFNSSPQYAFSAMGGDTKDPDLLLKRIKEEIDLILKTGFAEKDFERARKKKIGGYLRMLNSPENIAHEFTRYQFRGGDLFEVLPIYESITLAEVNERLQAHVNWDQLAVSLVVSP